From the genome of Streptomyces sp. NBC_01260, one region includes:
- a CDS encoding IclR family transcriptional regulator: MGDEAGPELTANVQRALRVMEAAGAHAAEVPVQQLAREAGLPLATAQRLLKALARDGYLTELDDGAFTLSPDHSSLEQLDRVRPVLTSLRDELSAAVYLSLYEEGEIRVMEIADSTQVPRVDRWVGFQDAGHATALGKSVLREMDGKARAEYFSRHSLTGLTPRTITRREELLRQLDSSPAAPVVMDREEYARGTTCVAVPVYSGAQIGSLGISFRSDRMYRTSRVRAGLLSSAMRVTMGLSLPD; encoded by the coding sequence ATGGGTGACGAGGCGGGCCCCGAGCTCACCGCGAACGTCCAGCGTGCTCTCCGAGTGATGGAGGCGGCAGGGGCGCACGCGGCGGAAGTACCCGTGCAGCAGCTGGCCCGGGAGGCGGGGCTGCCCCTGGCCACCGCCCAGCGGCTGCTGAAGGCACTCGCGCGGGACGGCTACCTGACCGAGCTGGACGACGGCGCGTTCACCCTCTCCCCCGACCACTCTTCCCTGGAGCAGCTGGATCGTGTCCGGCCCGTCCTGACGTCCCTGCGGGACGAACTCTCGGCCGCGGTCTATCTGTCGCTGTACGAGGAGGGCGAAATCCGTGTCATGGAGATCGCCGACAGCACTCAGGTGCCACGCGTGGATCGCTGGGTCGGATTCCAGGACGCGGGACACGCCACGGCTCTCGGGAAGAGCGTGCTGCGCGAAATGGACGGGAAGGCGCGCGCCGAGTACTTCTCCCGGCACTCCCTGACCGGTCTCACGCCCCGCACGATCACGCGCAGGGAGGAGCTGCTGCGGCAGCTCGACTCGTCACCGGCAGCGCCGGTCGTCATGGACCGGGAGGAGTACGCTCGCGGTACGACCTGCGTCGCCGTGCCGGTGTACAGCGGTGCCCAGATCGGTTCGCTCGGTATCTCCTTCCGGTCGGACCGGATGTACCGGACCAGCCGGGTCCGCGCCGGGCTGCTGTCGTCGGCGATGCGCGTGACCATGGGGCTGTCGCTCCCCGACTGA
- a CDS encoding transporter substrate-binding domain-containing protein, whose translation MRTLSLRSRFLRGVTAAASVASLAAGLAACGGTGDAATRTDSAPAGTVTVGALSNGAAKETELKVPEVKSISAGLPKPIAERGTLVLGVGALPAGFPPLAYVGQDQKTLTGAEPDLGRLVAAVLGLKPELKNSTWENMFVGIDSGKVDVALSNVTDTEERKKKYEFASYREDNLAFEALKKSTWNFDGDYRNLAGRTVAVSAGTNQERILLEWKAKLAKEGEKLTVKYYQDNNALALALSSGKIDISFGPNPGIAYHITQTAKTPSPTRNAGKFSGAGATLQGLIAATAKKGSGLAKPVADAINHLIKNGQYAKWLAAWNLSNEAVPASRVDPPGLPLDNA comes from the coding sequence ATGCGCACCCTCAGTCTCCGCAGCAGATTCCTCCGCGGCGTCACGGCCGCCGCGTCCGTCGCCTCTCTCGCCGCCGGGCTCGCCGCGTGCGGCGGCACGGGCGACGCCGCGACCAGGACCGACAGCGCGCCGGCCGGAACGGTCACCGTCGGCGCGCTCTCCAACGGCGCCGCCAAGGAGACCGAACTCAAGGTGCCCGAGGTGAAGTCGATCAGCGCCGGACTTCCCAAGCCGATCGCCGAGAGGGGCACGTTGGTGCTCGGCGTGGGCGCGCTGCCGGCCGGGTTCCCGCCGCTGGCGTACGTGGGCCAGGACCAGAAGACCCTCACCGGCGCCGAACCCGACCTCGGCCGGCTGGTCGCCGCGGTCCTCGGGCTCAAGCCGGAGCTGAAGAACTCGACCTGGGAGAACATGTTCGTCGGCATCGACAGCGGCAAGGTCGACGTGGCCCTGTCGAATGTCACCGACACCGAGGAGCGCAAGAAGAAGTACGAGTTCGCCTCCTACCGGGAGGACAACCTCGCCTTCGAGGCGCTGAAGAAGAGCACCTGGAATTTCGACGGTGACTACCGCAACCTGGCCGGCAGGACCGTCGCCGTCAGCGCCGGCACCAACCAGGAGCGAATCCTGCTGGAGTGGAAGGCGAAACTGGCGAAGGAGGGCGAGAAGCTCACCGTCAAGTACTACCAGGACAACAACGCCCTGGCCCTGGCCCTGTCCAGCGGCAAGATCGACATCTCCTTCGGCCCCAACCCCGGAATCGCCTACCACATCACCCAGACCGCGAAGACCCCCTCACCGACGCGTAACGCGGGCAAGTTCTCCGGCGCGGGTGCGACGCTCCAGGGGCTCATCGCCGCCACGGCGAAGAAGGGCAGCGGACTGGCGAAGCCCGTCGCCGACGCGATCAACCACCTGATCAAGAACGGCCAGTACGCCAAGTGGCTCGCCGCCTGGAACCTCTCCAACGAGGCCGTCCCCGCTTCCCGGGTCGACCCGCCCGGACTGCCGCTCGACAACGCCTGA
- a CDS encoding VOC family protein has product MTSSSTQGIKTVLHPVSDLAAAKAVYTALLGVPPQADESYYVGFEAGGQHIGLVPAGGPQSMTSPVAYWHVPDIEAKLAEVTAAGATVKEPAHDVGGGRLVATVTDPDGNVLGLLQDAER; this is encoded by the coding sequence ATGACCAGCTCGTCCACCCAGGGGATCAAGACCGTTCTGCATCCCGTGTCCGACCTGGCGGCGGCCAAGGCGGTGTACACGGCGCTGCTCGGTGTACCGCCGCAGGCCGACGAGTCCTACTACGTCGGCTTCGAGGCCGGGGGCCAGCACATCGGGCTGGTGCCGGCCGGGGGACCGCAGAGCATGACCTCACCCGTGGCCTACTGGCACGTGCCGGACATCGAGGCGAAGCTGGCCGAGGTCACCGCTGCGGGCGCCACCGTGAAGGAGCCCGCGCACGATGTCGGAGGCGGACGCCTGGTGGCGACCGTCACCGATCCCGACGGTAACGTCCTCGGGTTGCTTCAGGACGCTGAGCGCTGA
- a CDS encoding ATP-binding cassette domain-containing protein, producing the protein MATRTDAQSPAPHAADIHDVIRVHGARVNNLKDVSIEIPKRRLTVFTGVSGSGKTSLVFNTIAAESQRLINETYSAFVQGFMPTLTRPEVDVLDGLTTAIIVDQQRLGADPRSTVGTATDANAMLRILFSRLGKPHIGPPSAYAFNVPSVRASGAITVERGAKKTVKATFDRTGGMCTRCEGRGNVSDIDLTQLYDDSKSLAEGAFTIPGWKSDSFWTVRVYAESGLLDPDKPIRKYTKKEMQDFLYREPTKVKVEGVNLTYEGLIPKIQKSFLSKDKEALQPHIRAFVERAVTFATCPECEGTRLSEGARSSKIRRISIADACAMQTSDLAAWVRDLDEPSVAPLLTALRQTLDSFVEIGLGYLALDRPAGTLSGGEAQRVKMIRHLGSSLTDTTYVFDEPTAGLHPHDIQRMNNLLLRLRDKGNTVLVVEHKPETIAIADHVVDLGPGAGTAGGTVCYEGTVEGLRAAGTVTGHHFDDRATLKDTLRKPTGALEIRGAKANNLRDVDVDIPLGVLAVVTGVAGSGKSSLIHGSVSGLDGVVSIDQGAIRGSRRSNPATYTGLLDPIRKAFAKANDVKPALFSANSEGACPGCNGAGVIYTDLAMMAGVATVCEECEGKRFQASVLEYHLGGRDISEVLAMSVSEAEEFFGQGEAHTPAAHRVLGRLADVGLGYLSLGQPLTTLSGGERQRLKLATHMGEKGGTYVLDEPTTGLHLADVEQLLGLLDRLVDSGKSVIVIEHHQAVMAHADWIIDLGPGAGHDGGSLVFEGTPADLVADRSTLTGEHLAAYVGA; encoded by the coding sequence ATGGCCACCAGGACGGACGCGCAGTCGCCTGCGCCGCACGCTGCCGACATCCACGATGTGATCCGCGTGCACGGCGCGCGCGTGAACAACCTCAAGGACGTCAGCATCGAGATTCCGAAGCGGCGGCTCACGGTGTTCACCGGTGTCTCCGGCTCGGGCAAGACCTCGCTGGTGTTCAACACGATCGCCGCGGAGTCGCAGCGGCTGATCAACGAGACCTACAGCGCCTTCGTGCAGGGTTTCATGCCGACGCTGACACGGCCCGAGGTGGACGTCCTGGACGGGCTGACGACCGCGATCATCGTCGACCAGCAGAGGCTGGGCGCCGATCCGCGCTCCACGGTCGGCACGGCCACCGACGCCAACGCGATGCTGCGGATCCTGTTCAGCCGGCTCGGGAAGCCGCACATCGGCCCGCCCAGCGCGTACGCCTTCAACGTCCCCTCGGTCCGGGCGAGCGGTGCCATCACCGTCGAGCGCGGCGCCAAGAAGACGGTGAAAGCGACCTTCGACCGTACGGGCGGCATGTGTACGCGCTGCGAGGGCCGGGGCAACGTCTCCGACATCGACCTCACCCAGCTCTACGACGACTCCAAGTCACTCGCCGAGGGCGCCTTCACCATTCCCGGCTGGAAGTCCGACAGCTTCTGGACCGTCCGGGTCTACGCCGAATCGGGCCTGCTCGACCCGGACAAGCCGATCCGCAAGTACACCAAGAAGGAGATGCAGGACTTCCTCTACCGGGAGCCGACCAAGGTCAAGGTCGAGGGTGTGAACCTCACCTACGAGGGCCTGATCCCCAAGATCCAGAAGTCGTTCCTGTCCAAGGACAAGGAAGCGCTGCAACCGCACATCCGGGCGTTCGTGGAGCGGGCGGTCACCTTCGCCACCTGCCCCGAGTGCGAGGGCACCCGGCTCAGCGAGGGGGCCCGGTCCTCGAAGATCAGGCGGATCAGTATCGCCGACGCCTGCGCGATGCAGACCAGCGACCTGGCCGCCTGGGTCCGCGACCTCGACGAACCCTCGGTGGCGCCCCTGCTCACCGCGCTGCGGCAGACCCTCGACTCGTTCGTGGAGATCGGCCTCGGCTACCTCGCGCTCGACCGGCCGGCGGGCACGCTGTCGGGCGGCGAGGCGCAGCGCGTCAAGATGATCCGTCATCTCGGTTCCTCACTCACCGACACCACCTACGTCTTCGACGAGCCCACCGCGGGTCTGCACCCCCACGACATCCAGCGGATGAACAATCTGCTGTTGCGCCTGCGGGACAAGGGCAACACGGTGCTCGTCGTGGAGCACAAGCCGGAGACGATCGCGATCGCCGACCATGTCGTCGACCTCGGCCCCGGCGCCGGGACGGCGGGCGGGACCGTCTGCTACGAGGGCACCGTCGAGGGGCTGCGGGCCGCGGGCACCGTCACCGGCCACCATTTCGACGACCGGGCCACCCTCAAGGACACGCTGCGCAAGCCCACCGGCGCGCTGGAGATCCGCGGCGCGAAGGCGAACAACCTGCGTGACGTGGACGTCGACATTCCGCTCGGTGTCCTCGCCGTCGTCACCGGAGTCGCCGGTTCCGGCAAGAGCTCGCTGATCCACGGCTCGGTCTCGGGCCTGGACGGGGTGGTGTCGATCGACCAGGGTGCGATCCGCGGCTCACGACGGAGCAACCCCGCGACGTACACCGGACTGCTCGACCCGATCCGTAAGGCGTTCGCGAAGGCCAACGACGTGAAGCCCGCGCTGTTCAGCGCCAACTCCGAGGGCGCCTGCCCCGGTTGCAACGGCGCCGGCGTCATCTACACCGACCTTGCGATGATGGCGGGCGTCGCCACCGTCTGCGAGGAGTGCGAGGGGAAGCGGTTCCAGGCCTCGGTGCTCGAATACCACCTCGGTGGCCGCGACATCAGCGAGGTGCTCGCGATGTCGGTGAGCGAGGCCGAGGAGTTCTTCGGCCAGGGCGAGGCGCACACTCCGGCCGCGCACCGCGTCCTCGGTAGGCTCGCCGACGTAGGGCTCGGCTACCTCAGCCTCGGCCAGCCGCTCACCACCCTGTCCGGCGGCGAGCGGCAACGGCTCAAGCTGGCCACGCACATGGGCGAGAAGGGCGGCACCTACGTCCTCGACGAACCGACCACCGGCCTCCACCTCGCCGACGTCGAGCAACTGCTCGGCCTGCTCGACCGGCTCGTGGACTCCGGCAAGTCGGTCATCGTGATCGAGCACCACCAGGCGGTCATGGCGCACGCCGACTGGATCATCGACCTCGGCCCCGGCGCCGGCCACGACGGCGGCAGCCTCGTCTTCGAGGGCACCCCGGCCGACCTCGTCGCGGACCGCTCCACCCTCACCGGCGAGCACCTCGCGGCCTACGTCGGCGCCTGA
- a CDS encoding putative leader peptide codes for MRRGKRGLASREPRSRDRWELPRNGLTRRLHIDLQRVSSAY; via the coding sequence GTGCGGCGGGGCAAGCGTGGTCTCGCGTCTCGCGAGCCCCGAAGTCGGGACCGGTGGGAATTGCCCAGGAACGGCTTGACGAGGCGTCTGCACATCGATCTGCAGCGGGTCTCCAGCGCTTACTAG
- a CDS encoding amino acid ABC transporter permease, translating to MSESPGVAVSSGSAPPPEAVTRPGPPSAPKPLTAQRVLPLLRPGRWIVTAVVLVLVAQTVHGLATNPFYQWDRFQYWFLRPTILEGLLITLEVTVYSAALGLLGGVLLALARLSPSPVLRAVSWVYTWLFRSVPLIVVLLFLYNFSALYRTLSVGVPFGPAFFTFDESRLATDMAVAVIGLSLNEAAYASEVVRGGILSVDQGQHEAASALGLPRRYQFAKIVFPQALRSITPNYVNQLIGLIKGTSLVFYVSLLDLFGSVQSMGSTYPGDIVPLLLVATAWYLILTSVVSVIQFYVERYYARGALRTLPPTPRQKLWTGLGDLRARVRKETAI from the coding sequence GTGAGTGAATCTCCTGGCGTCGCTGTGTCCTCGGGATCAGCGCCGCCCCCCGAGGCGGTCACCCGCCCCGGCCCACCCTCAGCGCCGAAGCCCCTGACGGCGCAGCGGGTCCTTCCGCTGCTGCGTCCCGGCCGCTGGATCGTCACGGCCGTCGTGCTCGTGCTGGTCGCCCAGACCGTCCACGGCCTGGCGACCAACCCCTTCTACCAGTGGGACCGGTTCCAGTACTGGTTCCTGCGGCCCACGATCCTCGAAGGCTTGCTCATCACCCTCGAAGTCACCGTGTACAGCGCCGCGTTGGGGCTGCTCGGTGGCGTACTGCTGGCACTGGCCAGACTCTCCCCGAGCCCGGTGCTGCGCGCGGTCAGCTGGGTCTACACCTGGCTGTTCCGATCGGTGCCGCTGATCGTGGTCCTGCTGTTCCTCTACAACTTCAGCGCGCTCTACCGCACACTGAGCGTCGGAGTGCCGTTCGGCCCGGCGTTCTTCACCTTCGACGAGTCCCGCCTCGCCACCGACATGGCCGTAGCCGTCATCGGCCTGAGCCTCAATGAGGCGGCGTACGCCTCCGAAGTGGTCCGCGGCGGCATCCTCTCGGTCGATCAGGGCCAGCACGAGGCGGCCTCCGCCCTCGGCCTCCCGAGGCGGTACCAGTTCGCGAAGATCGTCTTTCCGCAGGCCCTGCGCTCCATCACCCCGAACTACGTCAACCAGCTGATCGGCCTGATCAAGGGCACCTCGCTGGTCTTCTACGTCTCGCTGCTCGACCTGTTCGGCTCCGTGCAGAGCATGGGCAGCACCTACCCCGGCGACATTGTGCCGCTGCTGCTGGTGGCCACCGCCTGGTACCTGATCCTCACCAGCGTCGTGTCCGTCATCCAGTTCTACGTCGAGCGGTACTACGCGCGGGGCGCGCTGCGCACCCTGCCGCCGACGCCGCGGCAGAAGCTGTGGACCGGTCTCGGCGATCTACGGGCTCGGGTCCGGAAGGAGACGGCGATATGA
- a CDS encoding vWA domain-containing protein, whose amino-acid sequence MTFRTPGTPGTPTAPVPLDLGKLFAARLHAARVRPYLATALFALHTVESRRVPTMAVDRHWRCYVSPAFVAATPVEELAGVWVHEISHLLRDHHGRGDRVARERGLTGPGERLRMNIAADCEINDDVFGEGLARPEGAVGPKALGLPEGELMEDYLRQFRLGPRTQSLAWLDCGSGADGLEREWDLGPDGSHGLSAQERDAVRFRVAQGITGRPGDAPKGWQRWAEEAFHPPQAWRELLGAAVRSAASGSGAGQDYSYGRPSRRSAGVPGAVLPSLRRRPPRVSVVIDTSGSVSDAELGSALLEVASISRAVGGRRDLVTVLSCDAAAGVVHPLCRAEGIPLVGGGGTDLRSGFTKALRARPRPDVVVVLTDGQTPWPAARPACRTVVGLFPRQHSRGSWSEDRPDDVPDSPPAWARTVVIGSPAGAR is encoded by the coding sequence ATGACCTTCAGGACGCCGGGAACACCCGGAACGCCGACCGCGCCCGTACCGCTGGACCTCGGCAAGCTCTTCGCCGCCCGGCTGCACGCCGCCCGGGTCCGCCCCTACTTGGCGACGGCACTGTTCGCGCTGCACACCGTCGAATCGCGGCGGGTGCCGACCATGGCCGTCGACCGGCACTGGCGGTGCTACGTCTCCCCGGCGTTCGTGGCGGCGACCCCGGTGGAGGAGCTGGCCGGGGTGTGGGTGCACGAGATCTCGCATCTGCTGCGCGACCATCACGGACGCGGTGACCGGGTCGCGCGGGAACGGGGGCTGACCGGTCCCGGGGAACGGCTGCGGATGAACATCGCCGCGGACTGCGAGATCAACGACGACGTGTTCGGCGAGGGGCTGGCCCGGCCTGAAGGCGCCGTCGGCCCGAAGGCCCTGGGGCTCCCCGAGGGGGAGCTCATGGAGGACTACCTGCGCCAGTTCCGGCTGGGGCCGCGCACCCAGAGCCTGGCCTGGCTGGACTGCGGCAGTGGGGCCGACGGGCTGGAAAGGGAGTGGGACCTGGGACCGGACGGGTCGCACGGCCTCAGCGCGCAGGAACGGGACGCGGTTCGCTTCCGGGTGGCCCAGGGCATCACCGGCCGCCCGGGGGACGCCCCGAAGGGGTGGCAGCGGTGGGCGGAGGAGGCGTTCCACCCGCCGCAGGCGTGGCGGGAGTTGCTGGGGGCGGCCGTGCGCTCGGCGGCCTCGGGCTCCGGCGCCGGCCAGGACTACAGCTACGGCCGCCCGTCCCGACGCTCGGCCGGGGTGCCCGGCGCCGTTCTGCCGAGCCTCCGTCGCCGGCCGCCCCGGGTCTCGGTGGTCATCGACACCTCCGGTTCGGTCAGTGACGCCGAACTGGGCAGCGCGCTCCTGGAGGTCGCCTCGATCTCCCGCGCCGTGGGCGGCCGCCGGGACCTGGTCACCGTCCTGTCGTGCGACGCGGCTGCCGGGGTCGTGCACCCGCTGTGCCGTGCCGAGGGAATTCCCCTGGTGGGCGGTGGGGGCACGGATCTGCGCTCGGGTTTCACCAAGGCGCTGCGGGCACGGCCCCGTCCTGACGTCGTCGTGGTCCTCACGGACGGGCAGACGCCGTGGCCCGCCGCGCGGCCGGCGTGCCGGACGGTGGTCGGTCTGTTCCCCCGGCAGCACTCACGCGGGTCGTGGAGCGAGGACCGTCCCGATGACGTACCGGACTCACCGCCCGCGTGGGCGCGCACGGTTGTCATCGGTTCGCCTGCCGGTGCTCGGTGA
- a CDS encoding glutathione S-transferase C-terminal domain-containing protein yields MRSSRIHSRIGVGLAGGFYPAPHRYELFLSSSCPRSLRISITLGLLGLKDSVATTLLGHPAETPDAYASLRSAYEATMHHYDGALTAPALCDRWSGRIVSNHTPDILRDLAGLLSGHDEACPSSLRPPGLAADIEALRDLLDRDVTPAAGPSERSAALDLLNHHLALRPYVLGEELTAADVDLWVALVHLGPAGTLGGHPRLRDYVRRLGDHPAFPDTPGRTAAAEGLGQGLPQAPT; encoded by the coding sequence GTGCGGTCCTCCCGCATCCACAGCCGTATCGGCGTCGGCCTGGCCGGCGGCTTCTACCCGGCACCGCACCGCTACGAGCTTTTCCTGTCGTCGAGTTGTCCGCGCTCTCTCCGCATCTCGATCACCCTCGGTCTGCTCGGCCTCAAGGACTCGGTCGCCACCACACTCCTGGGACACCCCGCCGAGACACCCGATGCGTACGCCTCGCTGCGCAGCGCGTACGAGGCCACGATGCACCACTACGACGGAGCGCTGACGGCGCCCGCCCTGTGCGACCGGTGGAGCGGACGCATCGTCAGCAACCACACCCCCGACATCCTCCGCGACCTCGCGGGCCTGCTGTCCGGCCACGACGAGGCCTGCCCCTCCTCCCTGCGCCCGCCGGGCCTCGCCGCGGACATCGAAGCCCTCCGCGACCTGCTGGACCGCGACGTCACCCCGGCCGCCGGGCCCTCGGAGCGTTCGGCGGCGCTGGACCTGCTGAATCACCACCTCGCCCTGCGGCCCTACGTGCTGGGCGAGGAGCTGACCGCTGCGGATGTGGACCTGTGGGTGGCGCTCGTCCATCTCGGCCCGGCCGGCACCCTTGGCGGCCACCCCCGGCTCCGGGACTACGTGAGGCGCCTCGGCGACCACCCCGCCTTCCCGGACACACCGGGCAGGACGGCGGCAGCCGAGGGCCTCGGTCAGGGCCTTCCTCAGGCGCCGACGTAG
- a CDS encoding AAA family ATPase: MPAYAPFSSTETSAGPAADVPQLDVAGELLALLRDTGTEPRPDTQLEALTLAVAADLPVVLWGEPGIGKTAALTQLAAALDLPLTTVIASVHEPSDFSGLPIVGDDPAEQGVPMAPPDWAVRLVRAGRGLLFLDELSTAAPAVQAALLRLVLERRIGSLQLPSEVRIVAAANPRSSAADGWELSPPLANRFVHLQWTHDHEVVVRGLGGTWPRATLPRLAPERLPEAVDFARRAVCGLLSARPALVHRLPSNEARRGGPWPSPRTWDMTLSLIAFATAAGSSRDVLSALVRGTVGDGPGLELLAGLDRMDLPDPETLLADPAHAALPERGDLRQAVLDGVVAAVRNRPEKSRWDAAWALLVRALETGAPDLVVVPATTLASLRQEDWDVPASIEQLAGVVSLSRRADRAATRTAAAAQARR, from the coding sequence ATGCCCGCATACGCCCCGTTCTCATCGACCGAGACCTCTGCCGGCCCGGCCGCCGACGTCCCCCAGCTCGACGTCGCCGGTGAGTTGCTGGCCCTGCTGCGCGACACCGGAACCGAACCGCGCCCCGACACGCAGCTGGAGGCGTTGACCCTGGCCGTGGCCGCCGACCTGCCGGTGGTCCTGTGGGGTGAGCCGGGAATCGGCAAGACCGCTGCCCTGACCCAGCTTGCCGCGGCCCTGGATCTGCCGCTGACCACCGTCATCGCCAGTGTGCACGAGCCGTCCGACTTCTCGGGACTGCCCATCGTCGGGGACGATCCCGCGGAACAGGGTGTTCCGATGGCCCCGCCGGACTGGGCCGTGCGGCTCGTACGGGCCGGGCGCGGGCTGCTGTTCCTGGACGAACTGTCCACCGCCGCCCCGGCCGTTCAGGCCGCCCTGCTCCGCCTGGTGCTCGAACGGCGGATCGGCTCCCTGCAACTGCCGTCCGAGGTACGGATCGTGGCGGCCGCCAACCCGCGGTCGTCGGCCGCCGACGGCTGGGAACTGAGCCCGCCCCTGGCCAACCGGTTCGTCCATCTTCAGTGGACCCACGACCACGAGGTCGTCGTACGCGGCCTCGGTGGGACCTGGCCCCGCGCGACGCTGCCACGGCTCGCCCCGGAGAGGCTGCCGGAGGCGGTGGACTTCGCCCGCCGTGCGGTGTGCGGGCTTCTCTCCGCCCGCCCCGCGCTCGTACACCGGCTGCCCAGCAACGAGGCGCGCCGGGGCGGTCCTTGGCCGTCGCCCCGAACCTGGGACATGACGCTGTCGCTGATCGCCTTCGCGACCGCGGCCGGTTCTTCCCGGGATGTGCTCTCCGCACTGGTCAGAGGCACGGTGGGGGACGGTCCGGGGCTGGAGCTGCTGGCGGGTCTGGACCGGATGGACCTCCCCGATCCCGAGACCCTGCTCGCCGACCCGGCGCACGCCGCCCTGCCCGAGCGGGGGGATCTGCGTCAGGCCGTGCTCGACGGTGTGGTGGCCGCGGTCCGCAATCGCCCGGAGAAGTCCCGCTGGGACGCGGCGTGGGCGCTCCTGGTCCGGGCGCTGGAGACCGGGGCCCCGGATCTGGTGGTCGTCCCCGCGACCACACTCGCCTCGTTGCGCCAGGAGGACTGGGACGTTCCCGCCTCGATCGAGCAGCTGGCCGGAGTCGTGTCACTGTCCCGGCGGGCGGACCGGGCGGCGACCCGGACCGCGGCCGCCGCGCAGGCCCGCCGATGA
- a CDS encoding amino acid ABC transporter ATP-binding protein has translation MTARATEEAGAIEKTGAAGTTGASGTGTAAEIVKTLATRPAAVEVHDVHKWYGSQRVLEGVALAVRPGEVAVVLGPSGSGKSTLLRVINHLEKPEIGHVSLNGELIGVRRHRGRLKELSERAILAQRSRIGFVFQNFNLFPHLTVLDNVAAAPVATGKLTGAEAREQARGLLARVGLADKAAAYPRQLSGGQQQRVAIARALALRPGVILFDEPTSALDPELVGEVLAVIKDLAGSGTTLLVVTHEIGFAREVADRVVFMDAGRIVEQGPPEQVLDHPRHERTRDFLSKVL, from the coding sequence ATGACCGCCAGGGCGACCGAAGAGGCCGGGGCGATCGAGAAGACCGGCGCGGCCGGCACGACTGGGGCGTCCGGGACGGGAACGGCGGCGGAGATCGTAAAGACCCTCGCGACACGCCCCGCCGCGGTCGAGGTGCACGATGTGCACAAGTGGTACGGCTCCCAACGCGTCCTGGAAGGCGTGGCGTTGGCCGTGCGGCCCGGCGAGGTCGCGGTCGTCCTCGGACCGTCCGGCTCCGGCAAGTCCACGCTCCTGCGTGTGATCAACCACCTGGAGAAGCCCGAGATCGGCCATGTCAGCCTGAACGGCGAGCTGATCGGCGTACGCAGGCATCGCGGGCGCCTCAAGGAGCTGAGCGAACGGGCCATCCTGGCGCAGCGCAGCCGGATCGGGTTCGTCTTCCAGAACTTCAATCTCTTCCCGCACCTGACCGTGCTGGACAACGTGGCCGCGGCTCCGGTGGCGACCGGAAAGCTGACCGGAGCCGAGGCACGCGAACAGGCCCGCGGCCTCCTCGCCCGCGTGGGGCTCGCGGACAAGGCCGCAGCCTACCCGCGGCAGTTGTCCGGCGGGCAGCAGCAGCGCGTGGCCATCGCCCGCGCCCTCGCCCTGCGGCCCGGGGTCATCCTCTTCGACGAGCCGACGTCCGCGCTCGACCCCGAACTGGTCGGCGAGGTGCTGGCCGTGATCAAGGATCTGGCAGGCAGCGGCACCACCCTCCTGGTCGTCACGCACGAGATCGGGTTCGCCCGCGAGGTCGCCGACCGGGTCGTCTTCATGGACGCCGGCCGGATCGTCGAACAGGGTCCGCCCGAGCAGGTGCTGGACCACCCGCGGCACGAGCGGACCAGGGACTTCCTGAGCAAGGTGCTCTGA
- a CDS encoding GNAT family N-acetyltransferase, whose amino-acid sequence MSTSVHHAPPPSPTEPHILDNAAWAALSGPHADLAERLGRAARYPTDVSPFSALADPADPRAWGDLAALVGPGTATPVSGARGVPEGWTIERSGDGVQLVGTALYAEPAPEAERLGPADVPEILDLVALTRPGPFLPRTIELGSYLGIRDRGRLIALAGERLHPPGWTEISAVCTHPDHRGRGLATRLVRAVAAGIRERGDTPFLHAAASNTHAIRLYESIGFTLRRRTRFLLVRAPGGQPETRGPGEPGARQPEVRGSREQEAGQPEETA is encoded by the coding sequence ATGTCCACCAGCGTCCATCACGCCCCGCCCCCGAGCCCGACGGAACCGCACATCCTGGACAACGCCGCCTGGGCCGCGCTGAGCGGTCCGCACGCCGACCTCGCCGAGCGCCTGGGCCGGGCCGCCCGATACCCCACGGACGTCTCCCCGTTCAGCGCCCTCGCCGACCCGGCCGACCCCCGAGCCTGGGGCGATCTGGCCGCACTGGTCGGACCCGGCACCGCCACCCCGGTCTCCGGAGCCCGGGGGGTGCCCGAGGGCTGGACGATCGAGCGCAGCGGCGACGGCGTCCAGCTGGTCGGTACGGCGCTCTACGCCGAACCTGCCCCCGAAGCGGAACGGCTAGGACCCGCCGACGTACCCGAGATCCTCGACCTGGTCGCCCTCACCCGGCCGGGACCCTTCCTGCCCCGCACCATCGAACTGGGCAGCTACCTGGGCATCCGGGACCGCGGACGGCTGATCGCCCTGGCCGGTGAACGCCTGCACCCGCCGGGCTGGACGGAGATCAGCGCCGTCTGCACCCACCCGGACCACCGCGGCCGGGGTCTGGCCACCCGGCTGGTCCGCGCGGTCGCGGCGGGCATCAGGGAGCGCGGGGACACCCCCTTCCTCCACGCGGCCGCGAGCAACACCCACGCGATCCGGCTCTACGAGTCGATCGGCTTCACCCTGCGCCGCCGCACGCGGTTCCTGCTCGTGCGCGCGCCGGGCGGGCAGCCGGAGACACGCGGACCTGGAGAACCAGGAGCCCGGCAGCCGGAAGTACGGGGATCGCGGGAACAGGAAGCCGGACAGCCGGAAGAAACGGCATAG